The Synechococcus sp. MU1643 genome contains a region encoding:
- a CDS encoding putative selenate ABC transporter substrate-binding protein codes for MAVGKRKAVVAFGLIAGLALTASVSSCGAPQNKSKQAVLQIGAIPDQNPEKLNRLYGTLSEELSEKLDVPVRYGPVSNYAAAVSAFRTGSLDLVWFGGLTGVQARLQTPGARVLAQRDIDAEFTSVFIANGASGLRPFTSADQLVELKGRRLAFGSESSTSGRLMPQFFMGENGVKPEDLAGGGPGFSGSHDATIAVVQSGAYEVGTLNEQVWRSNIADGRVDPDKVSVIWRTPPYVDYHWVVRPGLDDRFGAGFTNKLQTALLDLSAETENGAAILELFGAERFIPAKDEDYVLIESVGRQLGKIR; via the coding sequence ATGGCTGTAGGAAAACGCAAGGCCGTGGTGGCCTTCGGTTTGATTGCCGGCCTCGCCCTCACGGCCAGTGTTTCAAGCTGCGGAGCACCCCAGAACAAATCCAAACAGGCTGTTCTACAGATTGGGGCCATCCCCGACCAAAACCCTGAGAAACTGAATCGCCTCTACGGCACTCTGTCGGAGGAACTGAGCGAGAAGCTTGATGTTCCTGTGCGTTATGGGCCGGTGAGCAACTATGCGGCGGCGGTCAGTGCCTTTCGCACCGGCAGTCTTGATCTGGTTTGGTTCGGTGGACTCACCGGTGTGCAGGCCAGGCTGCAGACGCCTGGAGCCCGTGTGCTGGCGCAACGCGACATCGACGCCGAATTCACCAGTGTGTTCATCGCCAATGGGGCCAGCGGCTTGCGCCCCTTCACCAGTGCCGACCAACTGGTTGAGTTGAAGGGACGCCGATTGGCCTTTGGTTCGGAGAGTTCCACCTCTGGCCGCCTGATGCCCCAGTTCTTCATGGGGGAAAACGGCGTCAAACCTGAGGATCTGGCGGGGGGCGGACCTGGCTTCAGCGGTAGCCACGACGCCACCATTGCGGTGGTGCAAAGCGGTGCCTACGAGGTGGGTACCTTGAACGAACAGGTCTGGCGCAGCAATATTGCAGATGGCCGCGTGGATCCCGACAAAGTGTCGGTGATTTGGAGGACACCGCCCTACGTGGATTACCACTGGGTTGTACGGCCAGGTCTGGATGACCGCTTTGGCGCTGGTTTCACCAACAAACTTCAAACCGCGTTGCTGGACCTCTCGGCAGAGACCGAGAACGGCGCAGCAATTCTTGAGTTGTTCGGTGCAGAACGCTTCATCCCTGCCAAAGACGAGGACTACGTGTTGATCGAATCGGTGGGTCGCCAGCTCGGAAAAATCCGTTGA